A window of Magallana gigas chromosome 8, xbMagGiga1.1, whole genome shotgun sequence genomic DNA:
ATCTAAACCTGTCACTCCCCTAATATTACCAGGATGTGGCTAGCAGacacaattttaatatttacaacctATTATTTCCTTAATGGCACCATATGGTTAGCAGACAAAACTCCAACCTGTAGTTTCCTTAATGTTACCAAGATGTGGCTAGCCAACAAAATGTTTACAACCTGTCACTTCCTTAATGTCACCAGAATTTGGCTAGCAGAAACATTGTTAACGACAGTCACTTCCATAATGTCACAAAGATGTGGCTAGCAGACAACATCTTAATAACCTGTACCTTTCTTAATGTCACCATGATATGGCTAGCAGACACAATGTTAACAACTTCTTTAATGTCAACAAGATGTAGCTAGCAGACAAAATCCTAATAACCTGTCATTTTCTTAATGTCACCATGAATGTGTTTAGCATACACAATGTTAACAATCTTTCACTTCCTTAATGTTACCAAGATGTGGCTAGCAGACACAATCTAAACCTGTCAATTCTTTAATTTCACCAGAATGTGACTAGCATATACATTCTTTGCCTGCCTGACACTTCCGTAATGTACCCAGAATGTGGCTAGCAGACACAATGATTACAACCTGTTACTTCCTAATTGTCACCAAGATGTTGCTAGCAGACACAGTCTAAACCTGTCACTTCCTTAATGTCGCCATGATGTGGTTAGCAGACACAATCTAAACCTGTCAGTTCTTTAATGTCATCAAGATGTAATTAGCAGACACAACCTCAACCTCTCACTTCCTTAATGTCCCAATGATGTGGCTAGTAGATACAACCCCAACCTGTTCCTAGCTGTCACTTCCTTAATTTCACCAGAATGTGGCTATCTGACACAATCTTAACAACTTGTCACTTCCTTAATGTCACGATGATGTTGTTATCAGACACAACCCCAACCTGCTTCTTCTTTAATGTCACCATGATTTGACTAAAATTTAAGCAATTAAccttatttatattgttttttcatGACTTACAGACAGCCTTAACCTTTCACTTCTTAAATGCCACCATAGTGTTACTAACAAAAACATCATATTGTAAAAGACTGTCACTTCCGTAATGTCACCGAGATGTGGCAAACAGACACAATCTTAACAAACTGTCACTTCCTTACtgtcatcaaaatgtgaatggCAGACACAACCGAAACCAGTCTCTTCCTTCATGTCACCAGAATGTGGCTAGCATAAACAACCCTATGCAGCCTTTCGTTTACTTTATGTGACCAAGATGTGACTAGCAGACACAGTCTTAACAACCTGTCATTTCTTTAATGTCACCAAGATGTGACTAGTAGACACAATCTATAAACCTTTCACTTCTTTAATGTCATCAAGATGTGAATAGCAGACACAACCCCAACCTTTCACTCCCTTAATGTCACCATGATGTGGCTAGTAGACACAACCCCAACCTTTTACCTACTTAATGTCCCCATGATTTGGCTAGCAGACACAACCCCAACTTGTCTCTTCTTTAATGTCACCATAATGTGGCTAGCAGACACATCTTTAACCTTTTACTATACCTTAATGTTACCAGATTGTGGCTAGTTGACACCATCTAAACCCGTCACTTCTTCAATGTCATCAAGATGTGATTAGCAGACAAAACCCCAACCTGTTACTCCcttaatgtcattatgatgtaGCTAGTAGACACAACCCCAACCTTTTATTACCGTAATGTTACCATGATTTTGGATAACAGACAAAATCTCAACCTCTCACTTCCTTAATGTCACCATGATGTGGCTAGTAGACACAATCTAAACATATCACTACTTTAATGTCATCAAGATGTGATAAGCAGACACAACCCTAACCTGTCTCTTATTTGATGTCACCATGATGTGGCTAGCAGACACAATTAACCCCTATCTTTTACTACATTAACGTCACCATGATGTGGCTAGTAGTCACAACCCGAACCTGTCACTTCCTTAATGTCACCATGATGTGACTAACAGATATATTCTGAACCTGCCTGGCACTTCCGTAATGTCATCATTGTCTGACTAACAGACACAATCTAAATGTTACACTTTACCTATTGTCACAATCACGTGGAAAACAAACATATTCTAAACAGGTCACTCTAATGATTTCTTTAAGATGTGACTGACAAATCGTGAGTACAACCTGTCACTTATTTATGAACTATAATGTGAATAACAGAAATAATCTAGTCTGTCACTCGAATTCTCTAATGTCTGCCACCACGCAAATAGCAGGCACAGTTGAATTCTTCTCAGGCACGTACGTAGCATCTGGGGGCCGGAGGGGGCGGTACGTCCTGCCCCTCCccttttttctcgcagcaacaaattttcagatatttacaaaaaaaattgaattatcatgaaTTGGACTtttcccccctccccctcctacttttttgggagtatgtaaaaaaagaatggaatgaaaataagaaaatgaagagTAAAattctaaccccccccccccccccccccacggattaggattttgacgATTATGGAAagtgttttgattttttgattttttcgaCGTGTCTGCCCCCCTCCCCATTTTCAaaatcgatgctacgtgcctgcttcTATGTTGTCATTTGTCATTATTTGATACAGTTTAAACTCTGTCTCTTTCTTCGTGTCATCATTTGTGTCACAACTTGATGTCAGTACCTGACAAATTCCTAACCTGTTATATCATACGTTTGACGTCATGATATTAATCGTAATTCATCGAAAAATATCACTGATCGAAGTATAGGTTTCAAATTGGCTCAGTATGTAATTCCaaaatttatgtataaaaaaattagcAGAAGGAGAACGAGGGGGTAAttgagctctctctctctctctctctctctctctctctctctctctctctctctctctcttattgcACACGTATATATGCATCATACCCAATTACTAGAGTTATGAACCAGAATATTCAcaaacaccccctccccccaaaaaaaccaaaagaaagaaaagaagaaaaaaagcaaattaATATCGATTTGAAATGATGTGAAAATATCTACATTAACTAATAAATGCCTGATGTAAACCTAGCTGAAGTTTCCTAACCTTTTTTGCTTATATTTCACCTCCTGTCAAAATTATAAAGGTAACCATAtacattatattacatgtatattacatgtatgtctgacTATGAACCTCGTTATTTTGACAGAacatagacatgcatatttgttaatataaagacCAATTCTCTAAATTCAAGATCTATTTTTGCCACCACATATATAGCCAACATGTATTCAGTTTTGCTTTTTTGTAATGCGATGGATGCATGAAGAGATGAAAATTAATCAATACTTGACGATCATTGAACTAATAAAGAATATAACTACTTAAATTTTGACCGCGATGTTCatgatataattatgattttaatatagtTAGCTATATATAGTCTATATTATGATAAGATTAGAAATGAGAACACATTtccaaaataatgattttaaatcatcaatttaaattgagaattgttttgatattaatGGTGCATACTTAATAgtttatgcatatacatgtatttcatttaatttaatttattaattaaattcattcttAGATATAATAACTGTATAAATTATtcctttaatttatatataatttcaatcATGAATGAGTATGAACTCCGAGGCGTGATTTCTaatcattttttgtaattataaaattgtttgcaaattttgttattcttaaaatccctattttgtgagaaaaaagtTACTTTCGGGGATTAAGTTTTATGCACACCCATTTAGATAATGaatatacttatattttttttataattaattgcaaaaaaataacataaactCTTGGTTACTCGATATACTGGTGACAAGAAAGCTCTTTATAATTTCAcagattcattaaaaataaataatcgaaaaatttacttttttatatctaTCAAACTTTCGTTTGATATAGACCTATATATTAACTGAATACTTAATTAAGTTATCCctaattaattcattttaacttGAAATAGCTATATTGTCTTAAGACCTGCATGTGTTATAATCCATAAACTGTGTCATTATAACGATAAATACCCGGTATTTCATGTAAGCCTATTAATTTTAGATctatcagggacgtatatactaagtatatacgtccctggatCTATATTCTGTTTGATATGGTCTTCAATTTGCAATAATGTTCTGTGGATTTTTATAGCGTGTTTAGCAAGTTTAGGGGCACCTGCTTCAAATCTCATATAACCTCACCGGAAAATAACAgatttattaatcaaattatataagagcataaatcaaaaattaaaagcgCAATTAACCGCCTAGAGACCCGCAAATACTCGGATTTATATCCCCCTAGCAACAATGCCGCCGATCAGCTGTTTTGAGTTAAGAAGTTTTCCCATAATGCACAGCGCCCCCTTCTTTGTTGTGAAATAAAGTGCGAATGTGTCACAATTCGACGAGTCTTTGTTTTGGGATTGTGGCCAACAGAAGTGATCAAACTGGGCGAAAATCGAATATGTTATAGTTTATAATATTCTACATAAACTTGAACACCAAAAACAGAACCATGGCCAGTGCAAAAAGTTCAACGAAAGGAGAATATCATGTAGCAGGAAAGTATCGATTAGTAAGAAAAATCGGGAGTGGATCGTTTGGCGATATATACCTGGCCATGAATATTGCAAATGGAGAGGTTGGTATTCTCTTAAAACACGATTGAATTCCCCCCTTAAATCACTGGATACATTTTCCATACAGTTATTTTGTGTGTGATCAAGGTTTTCTTTGTGCGAGTTCTAACGTTATGTCGTGGGGGTCTTTTATTTGTAGGAGGTGGCTGTTAAGTTAGAGTCTGTCAAAGCCAGACATCCCCAGCTGATTTATGAGAGCAAGCTGTACAAGATTCTACAGGGAGGGGTCGGAATCCCCCACATACGGTGAGTCCAAGGAAATCCTAcccatgtaaacaaaagatcgtctgttgaacatatgttatattttcttttggtGGTGGATCTCAAACAAGACAAAAGGGGCGGGGTATCAAATAGGAAAAGTTGAGTTTCATATAACTAATAAAATAGAGGTAAGGTGTTGCAAAAGTGGGTTTGGGCATGACAGCTCATTGGCCCTCCCTCAATCTAAGTAACAGGAAGTGTCAAGAACAATACCATTTAAAAACCCATTTATACAGAGATTGTATGCACATTAACATTATGGTTACctttatctatatatacataCTGATACATGGGACTTcaggcatatatatatacatgctgTCATTGGTTTCGTTGTATTGTTATGTTTTTTAACCGAGGCCTGGGATTATAGATAATCCTTATCTATACTCATGGCACTGATGAATTATTTTCTTAATCTTTTAGGGATGTGTTAGGACTATCGATCATGTTTACTAATTAGAAATTTGTactgtataattatttacaataaagtaAACTATTATAGTTTACTTTATTGAAAATTGCTTTTTAAGTGACTGTGTACATTTGGATTTTCTTTCTTTACTGTAATTGAATGAATTAACCAAAAGAGATTTTCTTAGGTTGAATTTTAAAGCTGAATTTATATTAAAGACAAATAATAAGTCAAATGATTCAGAATTCCCTTCATCTATTGACACTTTAAAATAGATCCAAGTTAATCGTTAGGGTGGGTGGGGGGCTCTGTGATTTGGAAATTTTGTTATGTATTTTGGGATGTTAATTTGGGTCAATTATAAAAAGATGCAATATATTGAATTCGAgaaatatttgtattaaaacATGTTACCCTCAAATTACCTGGCCCAAGGATCATGAAGCAGTCTCAAAATTTGTACACATAGTCTAATTGTCTTGTGattgaaaatatcataaatattgaaatgctcttaaaatatgtcTCTATATGACTttaataattacaaattttcagcataatgttaaaatgataaatacatgtaccaggattcattttaagattttatgAATGATCTGAAAATTTGGActtataaaaaaatctaaaatgctTTATGATCCTGCATTAGGTCTGGTTCTGAATTGACTTTgtaatacatttgtaattctttattttcttttctaacaGGTGGTGGGGAGTGGAGAAGGATTATAACGTTCTAGTGATGGATCTACTTGGGCCCAGCATAGAGGATCTCTTCAACTTCTGCTCGCGCAAATTCAGCTTGAAAACCGTTCTCATGTTAGCGGATCAGGTAGATGCCAGTACATGTATAGctttgattaattaaaaaattgatgatgCAACTATGGGTACGTTAGCCCACAGTAAGCCTTTGATCATTATGTGTAGGCCTGCGTGTTGTAATCTTCCCTGGTATCCAAAATGAGGGTCGTTGTCATAAACATTGCAACTGTTAATTATTGATGCAAGAATTGTGTAACAGCTAGATGTTTTTTATATGGCATGTTGATTCTGTCGAATAGAGAATTATTTATCACATGTACACGTAATATTTATTACCAAAAAAGTGATATCGGTATGTACCTTGAGAGAAATTAATTTACAGGCACTTTACAATGTGTTCTACAAGCTAATATTTATGGTTAGACTTGATGTAGTGTCTGGCCCATGGGAGAAAAACCCTATGAGGATATTATATATTAGTGATAATTTTCATACTCATTTCAAGGTTTATTGGAATATATCATATGTTTTAAAGAACATTGTATATCTGCTTTTTATGAGCTTCAATCTACAGTGATCTATAAAATTACTAGGTAATATTCTACAGTAGTATAAGAAGCATGCATGCAGCTGTGTTTTTCACAAagattggaaaataaaaaaaataaagattgaaaCCATGAGATGTGTGTGTATAATTAAATCATTGACATAATGATCATGTCTACTTGAGGAAATGTACTGAAAGTAGCGGTTCTATTTCATGATAGATGGAAAATTAGAAAAATGGAGATCGGTCAAAACCTATGTACTGTATGATTTGTACTGCGTGTCCTCGTGAGGAAtgtggattttattttttctgtcttATTTCTTCCGCAGATGATTAATAGAATCGAGTTTGTTCACACCAAAAATTTCATCCACCGAGACATTAAACCTGACAACTTCCTGATGGGGATCGGCCGGCATTGCAATAAGGTAAACAAAGATTTAGTCTAGATAATCCTTGATGTAAGGATAAAGACACACAGAGCTTTTATAATCGAGCAGGAAACTTCATTCTTTATCTGTAAAGGCAGGTAGATTTATTAACGACATTTTTATTGCTGTTTGAGGGAAGGAAATAATGACACTGTATGAcagacatttatttaatttttttgttatgttgAAAAGTATTTGATAAAAGAATATGGTAAAGGTAATAAACATTTCGAGAAATGTCAAAAATTTTGTTCTccaatttacataaaaaaggttcaaaagatataaaatttcatgCAGCATGTAGGTAATTAatcaatttaatcatttgtttcctcaaaatacacatgtataatgaatAAGGTATTTTgcaaaagtaaagaaattgatttcaattttgCTATTGATTAATTTCCCACTTTAATGCAAGTCTCACACAAATTTCAGGTTTATCTAATAGACTTTGGTCTAGCCAAAAAATTCAGGGATAGCCGCACCAGACAGCACATTCAGTACCGTGAAGACAAAAACCTGACAGGCACAGCCCGATACGCCAGCATCAACGCCCACCTGGGCATTGAACAGAGTCGCCGCGACGACATGGAATCCCTGGGATATGTGCTCATGTATTTTAACAGAGGTTCTCTCCCTTGGCAAGGGTTAAAGGTCAGTTTGAATGGTTAAAGTTTAAAGGTCATTGATTAAGTAAGCTGCCAGAGTTAAGTTCTATCTACATGCAGCCCACCAGACTGCTGAATTTGTCCAGTTGGTTCCCCTCTTTAAGCTCCAATCTGGTcatatttataccagctgaatAATCTTAAACTTTGTACAGAGTATGACACTGGAAATTAAGGAGTCTGGATGGTCAATTAATTACCATCAGATTTGCCCCGAAATTTTAGACAAGATATTttaaacaggcacgtagcatcagggggggggggggggggggggcagggggggcctggcccccccactttttctcgcagcaactaattttttaaaatttacatataaaaaattgaattatcatggagttggccccacCTACTTTTTTTgaggatgtaaaaaattaatatgaaaataaagaaattacgattgaaattgaagttatatactacgccagcccccccccccccccccccccccccccccccccggattaggattttgaagatttttggaaagtctttattttgccttttttttttttttttttttttcgcttgtcaagattttttggatgagcctggcccccccactttcaaaaacgatgttaTGTGCCTGTTAAAcaattgatttattatttaggaaagaaaaagacaaaattatctttaattaaaaatttgaaaggtTTCCTATATCTCTATATGTCTATATATAGACCTCTTTGTATAAAGGAGATTAATGTGGTCAAAAATGGCTACTACCATCCAGCCCTTTTAATTGCATCCTCGACAAGCAAAGTCTAGTATCTTCCCCTGATGATGGAAAGACCAAGTTCCATATTGTTTTTAAGAAAAGGAATGTACACAGTGTAAATCATTTCGGAATGAATCATTTTCAGGCTGGCACAAAGAAACAGAAATATGAGAGGATCAGTGAGAAGAAGATGTCCACACCTGTCGAGGTCCTGTGTAAGGTAGGTCTAAAAcctcaaaatataaaaagagcTGAATGCTGCGGAATCATCAGAATTCAGGAATTGTTTGGAAAACCCTTCTCTATAAATGACATCTTCActaatattgaaacaatttaattttcaatatcagtgtatttgatttaaaagaaatttcttTTCACTATTATTCTTGAAACTATAATATGTTAAAAGATCTACAAAAATTAGCATTCTCTCCCCTGCCCCTCCTCTTTACTATTCACCTGATTCCACAGAATTCAGGAAAAGGGTCTGTGATTTCTTTATGACGATCTGTTCATGTATCATGTTCAAGAGCTGTTCTTTTTGTAGTAATAGCTCTCACCCACACTCAGGCTGCTAGCCACTTGCTCCAAGTTGAGTCTTTGCAAATCTTAGATCTagattgattttcaaaaaaaaaaaaacttaattatttgTTGTTGTGTTGGATTGAAAATTTTATCAGCAAATACAGAGGTTGTACCGGTATTCATCAATCTCATTTTCTCTGTTATAACATGCACTATTTTGTCTTGTGTGTCTTCGTCATCCACTtttgacttttattttaatcagaacTTCCCTGCCGAGTTTGCAATGTACCTTAACTACACCCGAGGTCTGAGGTTTGAGGAGCCCCCCGATTACATGTATCTGAGACAGTTGTTTCGAATCCTCTTCAGGACATTGAACTATCAGTACGACTACGTATTTGATTGGACGATGCTCAAACAAAAGGCAGCTAACTCCGCAACAGTCGCA
This region includes:
- the LOC105341513 gene encoding casein kinase I isoform X1, which gives rise to MASAKSSTKGEYHVAGKYRLVRKIGSGSFGDIYLAMNIANGEEVAVKLESVKARHPQLIYESKLYKILQGGVGIPHIRWWGVEKDYNVLVMDLLGPSIEDLFNFCSRKFSLKTVLMLADQMINRIEFVHTKNFIHRDIKPDNFLMGIGRHCNKVYLIDFGLAKKFRDSRTRQHIQYREDKNLTGTARYASINAHLGIEQSRRDDMESLGYVLMYFNRGSLPWQGLKAGTKKQKYERISEKKMSTPVEVLCKNFPAEFAMYLNYTRGLRFEEPPDYMYLRQLFRILFRTLNYQYDYVFDWTMLKQKAANSATVANGGTTHMATVAEK
- the LOC105341513 gene encoding casein kinase I isoform X3 yields the protein MASAKSSTKGEYHVAGKYRLVRKIGSGSFGDIYLAMNIANGEEVAVKLESVKARHPQLIYESKLYKILQGGVGIPHIRWWGVEKDYNVLVMDLLGPSIEDLFNFCSRKFSLKTVLMLADQMINRIEFVHTKNFIHRDIKPDNFLMGIGRHCNKVYLIDFGLAKKFRDSRTRQHIQYREDKNLTGTARYASINAHLGIEQSRRDDMESLGYVLMYFNRGSLPWQGLKAGTKKQKYERISEKKMSTPVEVLCK
- the LOC105341513 gene encoding casein kinase I isoform X2, whose amino-acid sequence is MASAKSSTKGEYHVAGKYRLVRKIGSGSFGDIYLAMNIANGEEVAVKLESVKARHPQLIYESKLYKILQGGVGIPHIRWWGVEKDYNVLVMDLLGPSIEDLFNFCSRKFSLKTVLMLADQMINRIEFVHTKNFIHRDIKPDNFLMGIGRHCNKVYLIDFGLAKKFRDSRTRQHIQYREDKNLTGTARYASINAHLGIEQSRRDDMESLGYVLMYFNRGSLPWQGLKAGTKKQKYERISEKKMSTPVEVLCKNFPAEFAMYLNYTRGLRFEEPPDYMYLRQLFRILFRTLNYQYDYVFDWTMLKQKAANSATVANGGTTHMATVGR